One Dictyostelium discoideum AX4 chromosome 3 chromosome, whole genome shotgun sequence genomic region harbors:
- a CDS encoding DNAJ heat shock N-terminal domain-containing protein, translating into MSLVVSLSSPTAEEWSNENSREIHYTNGSLGWSECNRSVEPIGEEFELVWSKVKKGDVEIIGLVSATSDDKKSQDSNDDDNIDELKENYKNNHKEWTKTGKDVNHYKIMGLDHLRWRATDNDIKLAYKKMILVVHPDKNQDLGGNDEAFKALVKSNNILSDIKKRRAYDSTDPFDDDIPTADEEGDFFEIYEPVFDSNSRWSNVQPVPKLGDMDTPYDKVVKFYNFWWSFKSWRDFTFEDDHDLDNADSREEKRWMERENEKKRVKQRKIEAARIQDLANLAYKKDPRIQKKLKEEDDKKNAHKNAKNEAKRKAQEEKEAAEKAEKERVEAEEKRKKDEAEEKKRVKAEQTALLKKGKIQFRDICKSFQPPQKIEDVELVIATLDNLQLGELTKEMETKNNVTDKKAVFLVQLNEIQEKQREADRLYQEQRKALLNNKKEAKPERPWTEDELHLLAKAIQKFPPGVTKRWESVASCIPTRSLKDVIAKAKTSQPTQQQSFSKPEAAPSGSDYDKLKAKVGHMEIKSELSSKVDLGQYPVGTTSNGTESTTTATAPSTVDTAKPAAKKETTTTTASVEWTPEEQKLLEEALQKVDKNAEDRWDQIAARLGTKSKKDCVARFKYLATMVKNIQPTK; encoded by the exons atgtcACTTGTTGTATCtttatcatcaccaacagCAGAAGAATGgtcaaatgaaaattcaagAGAAATTCATTACACCAACGGATCTTTAGGTTGGAGTGAATGTAATCGTTCAGTCGAACCAATTGGTGAAGAGTTTGAATTAGTTTGGAGTAAAGTCAAAAAGGGTGATGTCGAAATCATTGGCTTGGTTAGTGCCACTTCAGATGACAAGAAATCTCAAgattcaaatgatgatgacaACATTGacgaattaaaagaaaactataaaaataatcataaaGAGTGGACTAAAACTGGTAAAGATGTTAATCATTACAAAATCATGGGTTTAGATCATTTACGTTGGAGAGCTACcgataatgatattaaattagcat ataaaaaaatgattttagtTGTTCATCCAGATAAAAATCAAGATTTAGGTGGTAATGATGAAGCATTTAAAGCATTagttaaatcaaataatattttaagtGATATTAAAAAGAGAAGAGCATACGATTCAACCGAtccatttgatgatgatattccAACAGCCGATGAAGAAGGTGACTTTTTCGAAATCTATGAACCAGTATTTGATAGTAACTCTCGTTGGTCAAACGTTCAACCAGTACCAAAACTTGGTGATATGGATACTCCATATGATAAGGTTGTTAAATTCTATAACTTTTGGTGGTCATTCAAGTCATGGAGAGATTTCACATTTGAAGATGATCATGATTTAGATAATGCAGACTCTCGTGAAGAGAAACGTTGGATGGAGAGAGAGAATGAAAAGAAACGTGTCAAACAAAGAAAGATCGAAGCTGCACGTATTCAAGATCTCGCCAATCTCGCCTACAAAAAAGATCCACGtattcaaaagaaattaaaagaagaagaCGACAAAAAGAATGCACACAAGAATGCCAAAAACGAAGCCAAGAGAAAGGcacaagaagaaaaagaagccGCTGAAAAAgctgaaaaagaaagagtCGAAGCCGAAGAAAAGAGAAAGAAAGACGAAGCCGAAGAAAAGAAACGTGTCAAAGCTGAACAAACCGCATTATTAAAGAAGGGTAAGATCCAATTCCGTGACATTTGTAAATCATTCCAACCACCACAAAAGATTGAAGATGTTGAATTGGTCATCGCCACCTTGGACAACCTCCAATTAGGCGAGCTCACCAAAGAAATGGAAACCAAAAATAATGTCACCGATAAGAAAGCAGTTTTCCTCGTCCAATTGAACGAAATTCAAGAGAAACAAAGAGAGGCCGACAGACTCTATCAAGAGCAAAGAAAAGCATTACTCAACAATAAGAAAGAAGCTAAACCAGAGAGACCATGGACTGAAGATGAACTCCATCTCTTGGCTAAAGCCATCCAAAAGTTCCCACCAGGTGTTACCAAACGTTGGGAATCCGTTGCATCTTGTATTCCAACTCGTTCTTTGAAAGACGTTATCGCCAAAGCTAAAACCTCACAACCaactcaacaacaatctTTCTCAAAACCAGAAGCTGCTCCATCAGGTTCCGAttatgataaattaaaagccAAAGTTGGTCATATGGAAATTAAATCTGAACTCAGTTCAAAAGTTGACCTCGGTCAATATCCAGTAGGTACCACTTCAAATGGCACTGAATCAACCACTACCGCCACCGCTCCATCAACTGTCGACACCGCCAAACCAGCCGCTAAAAAAGaaactaccactaccactgcCTCTGTTGAATGGACACCAGAAGAACAAAAACTCTTGGAAGAAGCTTTACAAAAAGTCGATAAAAATGCTGAAGATCGTTGGGATCAAATCGCAGCTCGTCTCGGTActaaatctaaaaaagaTTGTGTTGCTCGTTTCAAATATTTAGCTACTATGGTTAAAAATATCCAACCAACTAAATAa
- a CDS encoding RabGAP/TBC domain-containing protein: MEPNITTVTTPPISPIKEECNNSNENNNNNNNNNNNNNNNNNNNNDGNSQQEPNKLNITTSTKTLEDSNKIVIESNITTVIVSNENNKNNNNNNNSINNNNNNNNNNNNNNNNNNNNNNNNNNNNNNNNNNNNNNNNNNNNNNNIKSEEIIDNVIKLEAYPHIIGKYPIHEAVYKNDIETLKQYFGDENLVIVNNNNNNSNIEEEDEEEEEEDSQQHNTSMNSNGGKPSINDRDEQGRTPLMFANTVMTAQFLLNRGARINLRDSERQTAMHKASMYNIPDLLSLYLNTGAHIKRDLSGCTPLHICSYKGFINCTQVMMEKGPRRVKAEARDKKGKTALHYAAESPESDEITAQVINILASGGSLLDTKDREKKTPLHFSTLMGKVKSVNVLLEKGANPEVVDIFGALPLHYAVTCITGRKIAKQLIAKGCKVNSPDNVGQTPMFYASKSGHPKNVTSLLRLGGSATVKDYQNRTPLHFSLDIANSTISSMLVSAGADVTLRYRYGQKGERPISPRKTINNVQWKGEGKDGSSNDLNSNNNSNNNNNNNNNNNNNNNNNNNNNNSNEINEDDEYMHADIYGFLPDVSSNAAQMKKWGEIKEYYQQLMKEQRNKEKRREKKWVKLIANHGKRSKMQNLAWKSVPESTRSVLWRLVLNPDKVKENANVTFEQLLERDSEFVKQIDLDIDRTYRNHIIFRERFNSGQQALFNVLKAYSIYDSEVGYCQGMSSIASLLLMYMTEEEAFWCLVALMENDKFQFRGLFLPSFPLLYRNYAIHEQLLHEELPKVASNFGVEGITFSMYATKWFLTIFSGNIPFPLLVRFWDLVMLHGYFIVHTLVIHILRTYESTLGKDPFEKILNFFSNLDSIEIDVYSFIKSAKKYKITEKRIAKLGQKYDMQQQNQHMLPSSFNVPRSTSKQNLHSTSSSSSSIFNN, encoded by the exons ATGGAACCAAACATAACCACAGTAACAACTCCTCCAATTTCACCAATTAAAGAGGaatgtaataatagtaatgaaaacaacaacaacaacaacaataataataataataataataacaacaataataataataatgatggtaatAGTCAACAAgaaccaaataaattaaatataactACATCAACCAAAACTTTGGAAGATTCGAATAAAATAGTAATTGAAAGTAATATAACAACCGTAATAGTTagcaatgaaaataataaaaataataataataataataatagtataaataataataataataataataataataataataataataataataataataataataataataataataataataataataataataataataataataataataataataataataataataataataataataataatataaagagTGAAGAAATTATAGATAAtgtaataaaattagaaGCATATCCACATATAATAGGTAAATATCCGATTCATGAAGCAGTgtataaaaatgatatagaaactttaaaacaatattttGGTGATGAGAATCTagtaattgtaaataataataataataatagtaatattgaagaggaagatgaagaagaggagGAAGAGGATAGTCAACAACATAATACAAGTATGAATAGTAATGGTGGTAAACCATCAATAAACGATAGAGATGAGCAGGGTAGAACACCATTAATGTTTGCCAATACAGTTATGACAGCACAATTTCTATTGAATAGAGGTGCAAGAATTAATTTACGTGATAGTGAACGTCAAACTGCAATGCATAAAGCATCAATGTACAATATACCCGATTTGTTATCACTCTATTTGAATACAGGCGCACACATAAAAAGAGATTTATCAGGTTGTACACCACTTCATATTTGTTCATATAAAGGTTTCATCAATTGCACTCAAGTTATGATGGAGAAAGGTCCAAGAAGAGTTAAAGCTGAAGCACGTgataaaaaaggtaaaactGCACTTCATTATGCTGCTGAATCACCTGAATCCGATGAAATCACTGCTCaagttattaatattttagcATCAGGTGGTTCATTATTAGATACAAAAGATAGA gAAAAGAAAACACCATTACATTTTTCAACATTAATGGGTAAAGTTAAATCAGTTAATGTTTTATTAGAGAAAGGAGCAAATCCAGAAGTTGTTGATATATTTGGAGCATTACCATTACATTATGCAGTTACATGTATAACTGGTAGAAAGATAGCAAAACAATTGATTGCAAAAGGATGTAAAGTGAATTCACCTGATAATGTTGGTCAAACACCAATGTTTTATGCATCAAAATCAGGTCATCCAAAGAATGTAACATCTTTATTGAGATTGGGTGGATCAGCAACAGTTAAAGATTATCAAAATCGTACACCACTTCATTTCTCTTTGGATATTGCAAATAGTACAATTAGTTCAATGTTAGTATCGGCTGGTGCTGATGTTACATTACGTTATCGTTATGGTCAAAAAGGTGAAAGACCAATTTCACCAagaaaaactataaataatgTACAATGGAAAGGTGAAGGTAAAGATGGATCATCAAATGAtctaaatagtaataataatagtaataataataataataataataataataataataataataataataataataataataataataatagtaatgaaattaatgaagaCGATGAATATATGCATGCAGATATTTATGGATTTTTACCAGATGTTTCATCAAATGCAGcacaaatgaaaaaatggggtgaaattaaagaatattaTCAACAGTTAATGAAAGAacaaagaaataaagaaaagagaAGGGAAAAGAAATGGGTTAAACTTATAGCAAACCATGGTAAACGTTCAAAAATGCAAAATTTAGCATGGAAATCAGTACCAGAGTCAACAAGATCAGTTTTATGGAGATTGGTTTTAAATCCAGACAAGGTGAAAGAGAATGCAAATGTAACATTTGAACAATTGTTGGAGAGAGATTCAGAGTTTGTAAAACAGATCGATTTGGATATCGATAGAACCTATAGAAATCATATTATATTTAGAGAGAGATTCAATAGTGGTCAACAAGCATTATTCAACGTTTTGAAGGCTTATAGTATCTATGATAGTGAGGTTGGCTATTGTCAGGGCATGAGCAGTATCGCATCGTTACTCTTGATGTATATGACAGAGGAGGAGGCATTTTGGTGTTTGGTGGCTTTGATGGAGAATGATAAATTTCAATTCCGTGGTTTGTTCTTACCATCTTTCCCTCTACTCTATCGAAATTATGCAATTCACGAACAATTACTTCATGAAGAGTTACCAAAGGTTGCGTCGAACTTTGGTGTCGAGGGTATAACATTTAGCATGTATGCAACTAAATGGTTCTTAACCATTTTCTCTGGTAATATTCCTTTCCCATTGTTGGTTAGATTTTGGGATTTGGTTATGTTACATGGTTATTTCATCGTTCATACTTTGGTAATTCATATTTTACGTACTTATGAATCAACTTTAGGTAAGGATCCATTTGAAAAGATTCTAAACttcttttcaaatttagaCTCTATCGAAATTGATGTCTATAGTTTTATAAAATCCGCaaagaaatataaaatcaCTGAAAAGAGAATCGCCAAATTAGGTCAAAAATATGATatgcaacaacaaaatcaacatatGCTACCTTCTTCATTTAATGTACCACGTTCAACTTCAAAGCAAAATTTACATTCAACAAGTAGTAGTTCAAGTTCAatattcaacaattaa